CTTACTATTTAAAGGAATCTTAAGATTGTAAATAATGTTTGAATAGTGTAAAATGAAACATATCGATCAAACTAAATGATCGTCGTCTTATAAAACTgttaaatcaaactcaaactcagTTTGTGGATTTTAGTGGCGATCGAACCGTCAAACCTACCAATAAAtggttataatttaaaaattataaataatttggttAAAACTTATTGTAGAAGATTTTAGGgtcaaatacaaaattaaattttggatcccaaaaatttagtaaatatattttttaataatataaaatgagatataaatattaatatattataataggaAAATAAGAGATTGaaaggagataaaaaaagttatatatattatataatatatatttaatattaaataaaacaaaaataatataatatataattaataacagtattaaatattaaaatgtgggCCCACTCCGACATTGATTGATACATATGAATTCctcttaataattaagtttacaAATATTCAATTACAAATATACATAGTTGtgtatattatttgtttttcaatgcAAATATACATTGTTGgttgatataaaaattttaaaataaatttcaggtatactattattgtttgataacaattttttttgaaacaaataaaatcaattgaATCAATTTTTAATCGACCAATAAACCAAAACttgacaatttttttaactGACTTCAACGATTTAGATTTAGTTATGCATTTCGGTGTACAGACTGACTAAATCGAACCGCGTACGTATTTTTACGGGCTCAGTTTTTTCACTGACGATTCGTGCGGCATTAGTTACGATTTttgcaagaacgagtaactagtcagccttactcgacgcaacactcgacgcttaatagaattgacacaaaaattttagagagagagtaaactcttacaaagaataatattatatcacttgaatatttggtgatttacaatgtaatacctcacGGGTATTTATAAgactaattctagctattacattaatgacacactaatttagggcattccttataagtcaattagtgatgcactaatttagggattccttctaattgtcaattagtgatgcactaattaaggacattccttttaactatcaattagtgatgcactaaaACATGCCTTTTAACTGTCAATTAGAGATGCGCTAATCAAGCACCTGTCTTCCAGCTAGAATATTCCTTGGGTTGAGTTTAAGCGGGCTTAaacctcctcctcttcttgtgccaggaagattgggccgtaacattctccttaagcctcctcctcttttTAGGCCAGAAAGATTGGGCCGTGACAGTATGCATGTATACATTTTTATGTGACAATGACTATTGACtacaaatgaaattatttaatatttttcaaaaaagaaaacagGATATTGTTCAATTAATCAAACATCTATTTTGTCCATGTCTTCATGAATAATTGGAAGGTAActtattttcttacatttttgcGGTTAATTCGTTTAATTCGATATAGTTTTGTATtgtaattagttatttattctAACGAAGTTACCAAGCTCCTTTCTCTAGTGAATAACAATGTACACTTAACATCCAAACTTTTCTTTCGGAATTACatgattaataaaatggtttcacattttcaaaatcttaGAGAATACTTCACAAATTATGCACAAAATTCTCTACGTGCAGAGTATTGAACAAACACATCAAAGGAATGCTTAAAAGTCCAAATGGAGACTTTCCTTATAATAGTCGAACTTAACttccaaaacaaaaaaaaaagaaatgatttcTGATCATAAATCTCTCTTCTCATAATAATAAGTGAAAAactactttattattattattattttttttattattggtcTTTTTAAGATCTTGAAAGTTCCCTTCTCTTCGGTTTCGATTTTGCCCTTTTTTAGTAAGACTATTTTCTAAGCACAAAACCAAAATACATTCTTGCCGACGGAAAATGGTCTCTCCAAACTTAACAAAGCGTCGCAAACTTGTACCGGCATTTATTTATGTGCTGAAAATATTGTctatttaagatattttaatttattttttcggCGCATGTGCGAGGGAAAGGTTTTTACCAGCGTATGTTAGCaaatttttagtaattattatttaacctatcagtaatattaaaattaaaaagtaatttgaaattaatgaaaattataattttatttacaaaatataacttTACAGCTTATTTTTATTCCTCAAAATCACTTCTGAATTGTGTATACGCAAGAGttaaaatccaaacaaaattCACAAATATCTATGATTACTAACTATTAAGGCACTAGGGCTGGTAATCATAGAAAGGATCGAAAAACATTCAATATATAGAAAGCTAAAACATGTATTGATTATATTTCTATctttgtttcattttctttaagTTTCATTCTATGTTGAATTTGAAACCAATATGTCACCACTTAGTTTGTATTGATGAATATCTCCACCCCCCATTCTTGTGATATTCACGAGGCCGGAGATCAATGCAAAAATATCTTATGTTTTAGATCTCGAAAGTATATACAACAAATGTGTATATAAGCCCTATTAAAGGGTATTGTAATCTACGTCGAGTTCATACCACATTTTGTTGAAAGTGGTTTTTGAGTTGTGTTGTTTTGAAATGTTATGTCGCAAACCTATGATAATCCACGtcttaagttaaaattattgtatttataatttttcaccacttattttaaaagaaattaatgaaaattgttttatatgtttgaaacaaatattatatccaTATTACAAATAATTGAGTCTGACCTCACACACAAATATTGACAAAATTAAAAGGTTAAGAGCTAATGATAGCGACACCACACCATTTTCAAAGTTTATCCTTCAACATCAATTtctttattatcatatatacttAATCTTACTATACATGTTCATCTCTATTCAACAAGTCTTGTTTTTGATAATTGATTATCATTCTCGGCTAACTTAGGTAAAACTCGCTAATAATTAAGATCAAGCCCTTGTCTATTCTAATTTCACTAATCTTGAAATAAAGTTTTGTTTTGATGATCGGTAATGTCAATATCATACAATATGTTTTCATCCAATGAATGATTAGTATAGCTAGCATAGAAACAAATCCAGCCATTTATTATGCAATATATTTTCATCCAAGGCATGATTAATATAgcataaaatcaaattcaaacatttCAAAGGTAATCATAAGGTTGTCTATTTGTgtgtatttaatttgtataattagTGAGTGTATTAAAGTAAATTTTTAGAACATACATGCTTGACACTAAAATGGTTCAAAAACAAGTCTATAagcataaaaaaaatagtaattaaacAACCTGCAACCAAGCATTAGAAGCAAAAGAaacagaaataaataaatagcaaGAAATACCGAGAGAAGATAGAAATTAAGTTACAACAATTGTCTTCACGTTCATTTATTATTCGTTTTTACAACTTTTCATTACTCATTTGTCAAGAAGGTCTCGACTTTGTGGATAAAGAGAGAACATAATGCAAACCCCAAATACGAGCAAGTTTGTggggaaaagaaaaaagagaaacacCTACAACTACACAGATTTGAGATACTCTTCCCAAAATAAAACAATCTTTCGAAAAGAAAATCAAGCCACCCAAAAATCATAAAAGACAATCGCTTCCTTCGCTTCCTTGTTTAAATCTCACCCTTAACTTTAATTAGTCTATGTTATCCTAAAGTGCTGCTAAATGGATTCTTCAGATCCAAAATAGATCTTGtagaattttcattttttttaatcaattttttttttttaattttgtgctCTTTaatgactaaaaaaataaatattttctaaattttaatttattttttcatttcatagATTTAGATTTCGGACCTATTAATTGGGATATTCTCCAAACTACGAAAAAAAGGAAGTGAGCAAAAAGAAAAGCAACTTGGACAAAAAGAATTAACCCTAGGTGCAAACTCGACTAAGTCATTTTGTAAGTACTTTGAGCCAATGCTCTTTTGTCATTCTTATAATGATGACAATTGTTTTTATTGAGAACTTTAAGCCTATGCCCAATATTTCCGCCTATTCCTCGTGCAAAATAGATGAAAagaaatttctttttttcttttttttttccgtaTCCGATGACATAAAAGAAGTAGATGAGAGTTAATGTAAAACTGGTTAGTAAAAATATTCTTGGAGGCCAACAGGCCAATAGCGAACAAAGTAAAATgggttatattttgttttatcgATTTTATATTTATCACGTATATTGGGAATTGTATACTAAGTTATGCAAAGACTCGAGACTTAATAAGATATAGTTTACCAACAAATACATTCAGCTCATTGAATAATTACTTCAATATTTATAACATgaacaaaaaaataagaaagaaaacaCCATATATGTTTGTCATAGTAGATATAGTGGAGAAATGAATACTATATAACAATCTTTATTTGTACTTTCATATTCTGTTGtagctatatatataataaactacaAAAGAGATTTGATTTGATATGATATTTTAGCATGCCTATTAATAGTATCTTAGATGATTGTTTGtgggatattttatttttgctaatTAGTTTGTTTGTGGGttcacttaataatttatcttttgataATAACAAACCAAGATAGTTTGAGTAGTAGGTCAAATCAATAGAACTTCAATTAAATTTCAAACACTTCATTGGCTCAACTATGAGTGAGTTACTAATTAAGAGCTTGTAAGAggttaaattatttggattaatagtctaatcacatcatttaatttttttcagcAATTAGATTTCTCAACTAAAAAACTGAATTacccatttatttattttttataaaaaaagttaaataattgtttttaatactTTAAcacaaataatctatttttcttttattaaacaaGATTTTAGATTTGTAACCCAAAACATTGTTTTCCAAATAactcaacatcaaacaagctctattatatatattcaatatatagCAATAAATACTCTATATACATGAGGTTGGCAGatcctaatttttttattttgagaatttCAAAAACTAACTGATGATCAAAccttgaaataaaaaaaatggattttaacACTAAGAAAGCTAAGATCAATATCGATTTTAGCTCTtatgacatttatttaattatgaaggTGGATTCCATGTTAGTTCtttttaattcaaacaaaaaataaaaataaaagacattattgattttttcttcttttgttgtGAACTCAaatgtttgtttgattattttatttcactgtAGTTTCATTTTATTGAACTTAATTTGTATTGGTGGATAATTGTCCTTGATTTTTGTGACCTTTGCTAGGTCAATGATCAATGAAAATcgtattacttaaaaaaaaaaaactcatactCTTGCACAAAACGTATTTCTTTAAATGTTATGTTTGTGACATTGTTCTTAAAGTCTCTAATATTGTAGATAgtcataaaaagaaatattcgaaaataatattacaattctGACAATTCTCTCCTACTAAGTTTTTAATCCAACTATAaaaatgacacatcattccgTTAACTTTCTGGTAAATATTATTCACGTCCCTATCAATTTTCGTTCATAAATTACCAAACATATCACTTAGCAATTGTCACGGTCCCAACCAGGGTATTAATGTCAAGAGTACTACCAGTGAACTGATCAGTATAAATAATGGAGATGAGAGGAGAGGCTTATAATTTCAATCATCAGTTTGGTGTGTGATCAAGAGTAACAAGCTAGATACATGGCATCTGCAGCTAATTTCTTCGTTTGTTTATCATCATTTATGCTTCTTCTTATTCTGGTGGgtattaatatttcatatacaTGTTTAAGATTGATATAAATATGATGAActaattaaggaaaatatatGCAGCTTTCAAGGGGAAGCAATGGAGCAAGAATGGAGGCTGGAGGAGAAGAATACTGGAGAGATATGACTACCAAAGATGGACCATTTCCTCAAGCCCTTACAGGAAAAATTAGAAAGACCATGTTCACCAATGACTTTGAGCCGAGGCCTGACCTATCAACTTATCCCGAAAAATTGCAGATTGTTAAGGACTTTGAGCCGAGGCCAGACCTATCAGCTTATCCTGAAAAAAAGCAGTTTGTTAAGGAGTTTGAGCCGAGGCCAGACCTATCAACTTATCcccaaaaaatgaaatttgttACAGACTTTGAGTCTAGGCCAGACCTATCAGGTTGTCCAGAAAAAATGCAGTTTGTTAAGGACTTTGAGCCAAGGCCAGACCTATCAGCCTATCCCGAAAAACTGCAGTTTGTTAAGGACTTTGAGCCGAGGACAGACCTATTAGCCTACCCTGAAAAAATGGAGTTTGTTAAGGAATTTGAGCCGAGGCCAGACCTATCAACTTATCCCTCTGCATCGGAGGTGTGAGAATGTTCTATAATTTCTCTCGATCACTCTATTTCTCTTCATCGTGTCCGTGTTCGTGTTTGTGTTGGttgttttgtgtttatttatgTGTTTGTTCCCAAAATGAGTGAATGTTGTAATGTTTGCATGTGTGAGTTTGTTAACttgtaagtatatatatttgatcatGCATGTCAtgtcttaaataaaaaagtactcaaacatatatatattttatattttagaagtGTTACCTTTTAAAACctttcaatgcattatatatcaaataatgaaaaaaatagattcaCAATCATATCACAAATAAAGTAGTTACAAGGtctcaattttataaaacaaaaattagaaGGAATTTATTTGGTTCCACGTACTACTATACTGATGAACAAAATCCAGCTAACAAACTGTTAGTCTACAATTTACTTAAGttataaaatcttttttttaaaatatatataatattatatattaattattttgtaataaaagtaataaaataatttgaaattatgattttttaaaataagattagtaattttaatttgtatatattatttataattattaaaattaataataatttcaaatcaaatatatttaaataatgattttattttaacttgtaatttataccaaatttgtttataatatattttattttgaataattattaaaagatttactaaataaatatacaatttacTAAATTTACTTAGTAAATGATAATAcagatttttagtttttattcagaatgttacgacttcaaaattattctacttcaaaatcattctaggtttagaatgatctcttaaactcgtgatttttcttcttctcatttttaagattttttaatgaaataacgcttagtcgtttttccaaaaaaaatatataataatttagaatcaaatattttgacataataattttaattattttaataagattaattattttaataaatatttatttataatacattactaaaatatataataaataacaaaaaaaaattatattttaaataaaaatacattatatattaaaatagttaatcatattatgaatttcaaattaaatttttattcataatatattattaaaattattaatgactattttttaatattatgaaaatcatttttttaaattaatttgttttaaaaattagaataagttcataatattaaaaacaatgattatattttttaatgggaagaatgtcaattttacacaccaagttgtaggaaggtgtcaaatttacttattaagtatcaaaattctatttatatgtatgaacttgtcaaaaagtgtcaaatacatttaaaataacagatgttaaacggtgttaaaatttttgccacatgtaatatccacatattttttatttttttaaattgacattattttaattatttttccatttaaacaaaacttatttttactttctctctcatccttccacaactctccattttttttaaatttttctctctttgattAACTAAAGTTCTTTTGGATTTTTACTTTCTTCTAACCTCCAAATGCTCCCTAACTAAACTTTAAATAATCATCATCGTTGGTGGAAGTTTTTGTTGGCCGATTCCTAAATCATAGACGTTATGGCCAAAATCTTCATTAGTCGAACCCTA
This is a stretch of genomic DNA from Impatiens glandulifera chromosome 4, dImpGla2.1, whole genome shotgun sequence. It encodes these proteins:
- the LOC124935392 gene encoding organ-specific protein S2-like, which translates into the protein MASAANFFVCLSSFMLLLILLSRGSNGARMEAGGEEYWRDMTTKDGPFPQALTGKIRKTMFTNDFEPRPDLSTYPEKLQIVKDFEPRPDLSAYPEKKQFVKEFEPRPDLSTYPQKMKFVTDFESRPDLSGCPEKMQFVKDFEPRPDLSAYPEKLQFVKDFEPRTDLLAYPEKMEFVKEFEPRPDLSTYPSASEV